The following are encoded together in the Arcticibacterium luteifluviistationis genome:
- a CDS encoding DoxX family protein: MKPLLILIGSFLISLLVLKLVTKQIDFQLAGKISMAIMLFFTALGHFMFTKGMAAMIPAFLPMKTELVYATGILEILFAIGLVYPKYSYLTGILLILFFILILPSNIKAAVDGLNYQTGELDGHGLSYLWFRVPLQLLFIIWVYFSAVKFNV, from the coding sequence ATGAAGCCACTCTTAATCCTTATAGGTTCTTTTCTCATTAGTCTACTCGTATTAAAACTAGTTACTAAGCAAATCGACTTTCAATTAGCAGGTAAAATAAGCATGGCCATCATGTTGTTTTTTACTGCTTTGGGGCATTTCATGTTTACAAAAGGCATGGCAGCTATGATTCCGGCCTTTCTTCCTATGAAAACAGAATTGGTTTACGCCACTGGTATATTGGAAATTCTATTTGCGATAGGTTTAGTTTATCCCAAATACAGCTATCTAACAGGCATTCTTCTTATCCTGTTTTTCATTCTTATTTTACCCTCCAATATTAAAGCGGCAGTAGATGGTCTAAATTATCAAACTGGCGAACTCGACGGACATGGCCTTTCCTATCTTTGGTTTAGAGTACCGCTGCAGTTGCTCTTTATCATTTGGGTTTACTTTTCAGCAGTAAAATTCAACGTTTAG
- a CDS encoding Crp/Fnr family transcriptional regulator, whose amino-acid sequence MEDIRKIFEENTKLSDEDWAYFSSKLKHIEVPKKTAILKAGKVENHLSFVQNGIIRYYIPNLESDLTFAFVFENSFSCAYDSFLCQSPSNYTVETISESTLWQVTYQDLEDIYTNTAVGNTIGRKASEALFLKKAKRELSLLNETAEERYLNLFTERPELIRQIPLQYIASYIGITPQALSRIRKRIS is encoded by the coding sequence TTGGAAGATATACGCAAGATTTTTGAAGAAAACACAAAGCTCTCGGATGAAGACTGGGCTTACTTTTCGTCAAAACTAAAGCATATAGAAGTGCCTAAAAAAACAGCTATTTTAAAAGCTGGCAAAGTGGAAAACCACCTCTCTTTTGTTCAAAATGGTATTATTCGGTATTACATTCCTAATTTGGAGTCTGACCTCACTTTTGCCTTTGTCTTTGAAAACTCATTTAGTTGTGCCTACGACTCTTTTCTGTGTCAATCTCCTTCTAATTACACGGTAGAAACAATTTCAGAGTCCACACTTTGGCAAGTTACTTATCAAGACTTAGAAGACATTTATACAAATACGGCTGTTGGAAACACCATAGGTAGAAAAGCCAGTGAAGCCTTATTTCTAAAGAAAGCCAAAAGAGAACTATCGCTCTTAAACGAAACTGCCGAAGAAAGATACCTCAACCTTTTTACAGAAAGACCAGAGTTAATCCGTCAAATACCGCTTCAGTATATAGCATCCTACATTGGCATTACACCCCAAGCTTTAAGCCGCATCAGAAAAAGGATTTCTTAA
- a CDS encoding bile acid:sodium symporter family protein: protein MIATLLSKVFLPLSLAIIMLGMGMTLIPADFGRIVKYPKAVLIGLTNQLIFLPIIGFLLAIAFDLDPTMAVGIMILASAPGGPTSNLISQVCKGNIALSVTLTAIASFASILTIPFILSNALEYFGSGTGQTIKLPIMDTILQIMVITVIPISIGMTIRKYKEAFAARMEKPMRTASTVIFIVIFIAVIAANFSLLGEALKRVGIVTLLLNLATMGFGFITARIFKLDFKSAISITVESGIQNGTLAFVIATTILNNVEFGIPTGAYSIWMFITGGILMWKLGKREIVK, encoded by the coding sequence ATGATTGCTACCCTTTTAAGCAAAGTCTTTTTACCATTATCGCTCGCCATAATTATGCTTGGCATGGGCATGACCCTTATTCCAGCAGATTTCGGACGAATAGTTAAATACCCCAAAGCTGTTCTTATTGGCCTTACTAATCAACTCATCTTTTTACCTATTATTGGTTTTTTACTAGCCATTGCATTTGACCTAGACCCTACCATGGCGGTAGGTATTATGATTTTAGCCTCAGCTCCAGGTGGGCCAACTAGTAATCTCATTAGTCAGGTGTGTAAGGGGAACATTGCCCTTTCTGTGACTTTAACCGCCATTGCAAGCTTTGCAAGTATTCTGACCATTCCTTTTATTCTTTCCAATGCCCTTGAATATTTTGGTTCGGGAACTGGCCAAACCATCAAGCTACCTATAATGGACACCATACTTCAAATAATGGTGATAACAGTTATCCCGATTTCTATAGGCATGACCATTAGAAAATACAAAGAGGCTTTTGCTGCCAGAATGGAAAAACCAATGCGTACGGCATCCACCGTTATTTTCATAGTGATATTCATAGCTGTGATAGCTGCTAATTTCAGTCTTTTGGGCGAAGCCTTAAAAAGAGTAGGTATAGTCACTTTACTTCTTAACCTAGCCACTATGGGCTTTGGTTTTATAACAGCCAGAATATTCAAACTTGATTTTAAGAGTGCTATTTCTATTACGGTAGAAAGTGGAATACAAAATGGTACACTGGCTTTTGTGATAGCTACCACTATCCTTAATAATGTAGAATTTGGAATTCCTACTGGAGCTTATTCCATCTGGATGTTTATCACTGGAGGTATTCTCATGTGGAAGCTTGGGAAGCGAGAAATTGTCAAATAA